The Verrucomicrobium spinosum DSM 4136 = JCM 18804 DNA segment TCGAAACACAACCCCTCATCACGTCACACCGCCGCCCCCGGTTCTTCCTACTTGTTGTTCTTCTTGCGTTTGCCCTGCGTGTCTTCCTGCGCGGCCCCTTCCGGAGCGGCGATGACGACATTGTGAACAATCTCTGCCTGGGGCAGCGCCGCCTTGAGTTTGGCAACCCCTGCATCGGTTGCCTTGGTCTCCCAGAGGTAGATGTTCCGCAGAGTTTTGATGCCTGCCAGTGTTGCCAGGCTCGCATCTGTCACCTCGGTGCCATAGAGGTTCACGTAAGTGAGATGTTTCAGGGCACCGAGTTGCTCCACTCCCTTGTCCGTAACCTTGGTCTTGCGCAGGTCCAGACGGGTAAGCCGGGGAAATTGCACCACGGTTTTTAGAGCGGCATCCGTCACGGCCGTGCGGGCGAGGTCCAGGTGCACCACATTATCTTTGAGAACCAGCAGGTTTTGAATGCTGCCATCATCACAGCGGCTCACACCGGTGAGGAAGTCCACCCTCAACAGAGGGCTGTTCACCATCAAGGCGCTCACTTGGGCTCCGGCATTCTTCGCCTTCTTCAAGGCCTCGGCGCTGGCAGGCTGCAGACCTTCTGCGAGCGCCTTGTAGAGCACATCGTGTTCCCGCACTTTCTGCGCCACCTTGCCTGCGGCGGCTGGGTCTGCGGGCTTGCCCGCGATATTGCCTTCCCAACCACCAAAGTCCGCCCCCTCTTCAATCCAAGTTTTGATTTTCGCCATCTCGTCCGCCGTGACGGGATCCCCCTTGGGCGGCATGAACATGTCATCGTCTTTCGGAAGCGTCAGCACTTCAAACAAGTAGCTCTTGGCAACCTCTTTGGCCACCACCGCCGGACGCTTGCTCTCGCCCCCCTTAAGCATCGCCCAGGCCGCATCCAGGCGAAGTTCCGCCTTCGGTTTCACGAGCTTTCCGCCTTCCTCATGCGGAGCACTGTGACACTTTAGACATTTCGTCTCCAGAATCGGAAGGATTTCGGACTTGAACTCCACCTTCGCAGAGAGCGTCACCGGGAGGGTGGCAGCGACCCATAGGACGATGGACCGGCGGGTTATAGGAAGCTTTGTCATAAGGCGGCGAAGGAAACGCTTGCCCCAATGCCTTGTTTCAGGAAAATTCCACCATGGCTGCTGCTGCTTCCTCCGTGAATCGTTTCGAGACTGAAGCGATTCTGAATCGTCATACGTTGGGAATCATCATGGGTGGGGGGGCTGGCACACGACTCTTCCCGCTGACCAAAGACAGGGCCAAGCCTGCGGTCCCCCTTGCTGGCAAGTACCGTCTGGTGGACATCCCCATCAGCAACTGCATCAACAGCGGCGTGCGCCAGGTGTACGTGTTGACGCAATACAACAGCGCCTCACTCAACCGGC contains these protein-coding regions:
- a CDS encoding c-type cytochrome domain-containing protein, producing the protein MTKLPITRRSIVLWVAATLPVTLSAKVEFKSEILPILETKCLKCHSAPHEEGGKLVKPKAELRLDAAWAMLKGGESKRPAVVAKEVAKSYLFEVLTLPKDDDMFMPPKGDPVTADEMAKIKTWIEEGADFGGWEGNIAGKPADPAAAGKVAQKVREHDVLYKALAEGLQPASAEALKKAKNAGAQVSALMVNSPLLRVDFLTGVSRCDDGSIQNLLVLKDNVVHLDLARTAVTDAALKTVVQFPRLTRLDLRKTKVTDKGVEQLGALKHLTYVNLYGTEVTDASLATLAGIKTLRNIYLWETKATDAGVAKLKAALPQAEIVHNVVIAAPEGAAQEDTQGKRKKNNK